A portion of the Lathamus discolor isolate bLatDis1 chromosome 5, bLatDis1.hap1, whole genome shotgun sequence genome contains these proteins:
- the ALDH8A1 gene encoding 2-aminomuconic semialdehyde dehydrogenase, translated as MMAHSKDLLVLENFIGGKFVPCSSYIDSYNPSTGDVYCRVPDSGKEEVEAAVKAAQDAFPNWSLKSPLERSQILSKLADLIEHDLEAFAKAESKDQGKTLTFARTVDIPRAVYNFRFFASSILHHVTECTEMATMGCVHYTSRAPVGVAGLISPWNLPLYLLTWKIAPAIACGNTVVAKPSEMTSVTAWMMCKLLEKAGVPQGVVNVVFGTGAKAGEALVCHPDVPLISFTGSTLTAQRIMEKSAPHCKRLSLELGGKNPAIIFDDADLSQCIPTTLKSSFANQGEICLCTSRIFVQRSIYSEFLKRFVAEAKKWKAGNPSDPTVNVGALISKEHLEKVRSYVKRAQAEGARVLCGEGVDSLDLPAGNKKGYFMLPTVIAEVQDESCCMQEEIFGPVTCVVAFDTEEEVIRRANNVKYGLAATVWSSNVGRVHRVARRLQSGLVWTNCWLIRDLNLPFGGMKASGIGREGAKDSYEFFTEVKTITIKH; from the exons ATGATGGCTCACTCAAAGGATCTCTTGGTGCTGGAAAACTTTATAGGTGGCAAATTTGTGCCTTGTTCCTCCTACATAGACTCCTATAATCCGTCCACTGGTGATGTCTATTGCAGGGTGCCAGACAGTGGCAAAGAGGAG GTGGAAGCTGCTGTCAAAGCTGCCCAAGACGCCTTCCCAAATTGGTCCTTAAAAAGTCCATTGGAAAGATCTCAGATCCTGAGCAAATTGGCAGACCTAATTGAGCATGACCTGGAAGCTTTTGCAAAAGCAGAGTCAAAGGACCAGG gAAAAACTCTTACGTTTGCTAGAACAGTGGACATCCCTCGGGCAGTGTACAACTTCAGATTCTTTGCCTCTTCCATCCTTCACCATGTGACAGAGTGCACCGAGATGGCAACCATGGGCTGTGTGCATTACACCTCGAGGGCCCCTGTGGGAGTTG ctggtTTAATTAGTCCTTGGAATTTGCCACTATATTTGTTGACCTGGAAAATAGCTCCTGCCATTGCATGTGGAAATACTGTGGTTGCCAAGCCAAGCGAGATGACGTCTGTCACAGCTTGGATGATGTGTAAGCTCTTGGAGAAAGCAG GGGTACCTCAGGGGGTGGTGAATGTGGTGTTTGGAACAGGCGCCAAGGCAGGAGAAGCCCTCGTCTGCCACCCCGATGTGCCTCTCATCTCTTTCACGGGGAGTACGCTGACTGCCCAGAGGATCATGGAGAAGAGTGCTCCACACTGCAAAAGGCTTTCGCTGGAACTGGGAGGCAAAAACCCTGCCATCATCTTTGATGATGCTGACTTAAGCCAATGCATCCCCACAACCCTGAAGTCCAGCTTTGCCAACCAG GGTGAGATCTGTCTCTGCACTTCCAGGATCTTTGTTCAGAGAAGCATATACAGTGAGTTTTTGAAGAGGTTTGTGGCAGAGGCGAAGAAGTGGAAGGCTGGGAACCCCTCAGATCCTACAGTCAACGTGGGAGCACTAATAAGTAAAGAACACCTAGAAAAG GTGAGAAGCTATGTGAAGAGAGCCCAGGCGGAAGGAGCCAGAGTGCTCTGTGGAGAGGGAGTGGATTCCTTAGATCTCCCAGCTGGCAACAAGAAAGGTTATTTCATGTTGCCCACAGTTATTGCTGAAGTGCAGGATGAATCTTGCTGCATGCAAGAAGAGATCTTTGGTCCTGTGACATGTGTGGTAGCATTTGATACAGAAGAAGAAGTGATTAGAAGGGCCAACAATGTGAAATACGGCTTGGCAGCCACTGTGTGGTCCAGCAACGTGGGACGCGTTCATCGGGTGGCACGAAGACTACAGTCTGGATTGGTGTGGACCAATTGCTGGCTTATTAGAGATCTGAACTTGCCATTTGGTGGGATGAAAGCCTCGGGCATaggaagggagggagcaaaGGATTCCTATGAGTTCTTCACTGAGGTCAAAACCATCACAATAAAGCACTGA